In Mugil cephalus isolate CIBA_MC_2020 chromosome 20, CIBA_Mcephalus_1.1, whole genome shotgun sequence, the following are encoded in one genomic region:
- the srebf1 gene encoding sterol regulatory element-binding protein 1, which yields MNSLSFDDPSLDNLDPTLSLNDPSDIDTALLSDIDDMLQLINNQDMEFGGLFDPSPYSGAPPTQEIPALTQPVPPAVPPAPAPTPTPTAAPSSSSPSSILSSSPHLDALLGPPITRSSSTPDKAFQPPTFQQSPLAKVPVATQRQQQQQPTSPQQAQTLRQPQLEQPPPILSPPAPALAASPHGSPGAPNPVFSSTPQALFGSPAPQTPPHPQQQTQPQARTVSGSQSSYAAGPPSSAASPVASLSSSPPCVQPVTIQAQLQQLTTASPLLATSTSPPVQTIAPHVQQVPVLLQPQFIKAESLLLTTLKHDPCMVTTMSSPTTLASTSPVQSTSLQAFMGGGTILTTVPVMVDAEKLPINRIAISGKPSGQPHKGEKRTAHNAIEKRYRSSINDKIVELKDLVAGTDAKLNKSAVLKKAIDYIRYLQQTNQKLKQENMALKMAAQKNKSLKDLVAMEVDGQADVKNELPTPPASDVGSPTSFSHCSSDSEPDSPMNEDTKPNTGVLDQSAAGGCAGGMLDRSRMALCAFTFLFLSLNPLAALLCSSGGSSAEGAGDVGAHHAGRSMLGVDIAADSWGWMDWMLPTILVWLMNGILVSGVLIRLLVYGEPVTRPHSGSSVLFWRHRKQADLDLARGDFAQASHNLWTCLKALGRPLPTSQLDLACAALWSLLRFCLQRLWVGRWLAARAGGLRSDRPLQEDACKSSRDAALVYHRLHQLHMTGKLNGSHLSAVHMALSAVNLAECAGSCLPVASLAEVYVSAALRVKASLPRILHFTSRVFLSSARQACLSSSGSVPPAMQWLCHPLGHRFFVDGDWAIRSTPKESIYSQAGNTVDPLAQVTQAFREHLLEKALYCVAQPHGEKSPSQGEGEYADALEYLQLLISASDAAGATSQSFAIGSNMATVTGCDPHSKWWSSVAVVIINWLQGDDAAAERLYPTVEHLPRSLQSAESLLPKACLNTFRAVRALLSKPENCQLSLSYSDKASVLLRDSLNLGPHCHSSSLDKVVQLLLCDLLLVMRTNVWRLQQQGATPSGTGSAGTSGPAGVHQASPPELQGFQQDLSSLRKLAHSFRPAMRRLFLHEATARLMAGASPTRTHQLLDRSLRRRATPGAKTEECETRPGQREQAEAVMLACRYLPPSFLSAPGQRVGMLADAARTLEKLGDKRTLHDCQQMIIKLGSGTTVTNS from the exons ATGAACAGCCTGTCTTTTGACGATCCTTCGTTGGACAACTTGGATCCAACGCTGTCGCTGAATGACCCCAGCGATATTGACACGGCTCTTCTGAGCGACATTGATG ACatgctgcagctcatcaacaaCCAGGACATGGAGTTTGGAGGACTCTTTGATCCCTCTCCGTACAGCGGGGCTCCTCCGACCCAAGAGATTCCTGCTTTGACACAACCGGTCCCCCCGGCTGTCCCTCCCGCTCCcgctcccactcccactcccaccgCCGCGCCTTcgtcttcctccccctcttccatCCTAAGCAGCAGCCCCCACCTGGACGCACTCCTGGGCCCTCCCATCACCCGCAGCTCCTCCACCCCGGACAAGGCCTTCCAGCCTCCCACCTTCCAGCAGTCTCCTCTGGCCAAGGTACCCGTTGCCAcccagcggcagcagcagcagcagccgaccTCCCCGCAGCAGGCTCAGACCCTCAGACAACCCCAGCTGGAGCAGCCCCCTCCCATCCTCAGCCCGCCCGCCCCCGCCCTGGCCGCTTCACCTCACGGCTCACCGGGAGCGCCTAACCCGGTGTTCAGCTCCACGCCTCAGGCTCTTTTCGGCTCCCCCGCGCCCCAGACTCCACCTCACCCCCAGCAGCAGACGCAGCCTCAGGCCCGGACCGTCAGCGGCAGCCAGAGTAGCTACGCAG CCGGCCCCCCGAGCAGCGCGGCCTCACCTGTCGCCAGCCTGTCGTCCTCGCCTCCCTGCGTTCAGCCGGTGACGATTCAGGCTCAGCTCCAGCAGCTGACCACCGCCTCCCCTCTCTTGGCCACGTCGACGAGCCCTCCCGTTCAAACCATAGCGCCCCACGTCCAGCAAGTCCCC GTGCTGCTTCAGCCGCAGTTCATCAAGGCCGAGTCTCTGCTGCTGACCACTCTCAAGCATGACCCGTGCATGGTCACCACCATGTCCTCTCCCACAACTCTGGCCAGCACCAGCCCAGTACAGAGCACTTCACTGCAG GCCTTTATGGGCGGGGGCACTATCCTGACCACGGTGCCCGTCATGGTGGACGCTGAAAAGCTGCCTATCAACCGCATCGCCATCAGCGGTAAGCCGTCAGGCCAGCCGCACAAGGGCGAGAAGCGCACGGCCCACAACGCCATCGAGAAGCGCTACCGCTCCTCCATCAATGATAAGATTGTGGAGCTCAAAGACCTGGTGGCTGGCACTGATGCCAAG cTCAACAAGTCTGCAGTCCTGAAAAAAGCCATCGATTACATCCGTTACCTGCAGCAGACCAACCAGAAGCTCAAGCAGGAGAACATGGCTCTTAAAATGGCAGCCCAGAAAAACA AGTCCCTCAAGGACCTGGTCGCCATGGAGGTTGACGGGCAGGCGGACGTGAAGAACGAGCTGCCCACCCCGCCGGCGTCTGACGTGGGCTCCCCGACTTCTTTCTCGCACTGTAGCAGCGACTCGGAGCCGGACAGTCCAATGAACGAGGACACCAAG CCGAACACGGGCGTGTTGGACCAGTCGGCAGCGGGCGGCTGCGCCGGCGGCATGCTGGACCGTTCCCGCATGGCGCTGTGCGCTTtcaccttcctcttcctctccctcaaCCCTTTGgccgctctgctctgctcatcCGGCGGCAGCTCAGCCGAAGGCGCCGGAGACGTCGGCGCTCACCACGCGGGCCGAAGCATGCTGGGCGTGGATATCGCAG CTGACTCTTGGGGCTGGATGGATTGGATGCTTCCGACCATTCTGGTGTGGCTGATGAACGGTATCCTGGTATCGGGGGTTCTGATCCGACTGCTGGTTTATGGAGAACCTGTGACCAGACCTCACTCGGGATCATCCGTCTTGTTCTGGAGGCACCGCAAACAGGCTGATCTGGACTTAGCTAGG GGAGATTTTGCCCAGGCCAGTCACAACCTGTGGACCTGTCTGAAGGCTCTTGGTCGCCCCCTACCAACCTCCCAGCTGGACCTGGCCTGCGCTGCCCTCTGGTCCCTGTTAAGGTTCTGCCTCCAGCGCCTCTGGGTGGGCCGCTGGCTGGCCGCCAGGGCCGGGGGCCTGCGATCCGATCGCCCCCTGCAGGAGGACGCCTGCAAGAGCAGCCGAGACGCGGCCCTGGTTTACCACCGTCTGCACCAGCTGCACATGACAG ggaaGCTGAACGGCAGCCACCTGTCGGCAGTGCACATGGCCCTGAGCGCAGTGAACCTGGCAGAATGCGCTGGCTCATGTCTGCCTGTAGCCAGTCTGGCTGAGGTGTATGTCTCCGCAGCTCTCCGAGTCAAAGCCAGCCTGCCGAGGATCCTGCATTTCACCTCT CGCGTGTTCCTGAGCAGTGCACGTCAGGCGTGCCTGTCGTCCAGCGGCAGCGTACCTCCAGCTATGCAGTGGCTCTGTCATCCACTGGGTCACCGCTTCTTCGTGGACGGGGATTGGGCTATTCGCAGCACCCCTAAAGAAAGCATTTACAGTCAGGCCGGCAACACCG TGGATCCTCTGGCCCAGGTGACTCAGGCATTTAGAGAGCACCTCCTGGAGAAGGCTCTGTACTGTGTGGCCCAGCCTCACGGAGAGAAAAGTCCCAGCCAGGGCGAAGG GGAGTACGCCGATGCCCTGGAGTACCTCCAGCTGTTGATCAGTGCATCCGATGCAGCTGGTGCCACATCCCAGTCCTTTGCTATTggctccaacatggcgaccgtgACTG GTTGTGACCCTCACTCCAAATGGTGGTCCTCAGTTGCTGTAGTAATCATCAACTGGCTCCAGGGGGACGACGCTGCAGCGGAGAGATTGTATCCGACGGTTGAGCACCTGCCCCGAAGTCTGCAGAGCGCCGA GAGCCTTCTACCGAAAGCATGCCTGAACACCTTCAGGGCAGTGCGGGCTCTGCTGTCCAAGCCGGAAAACTGCCAGCTGAGCCTGAGCTACAGTGACAAGGCCAGCGTCCTGCTCCGAGACAGCCTCAACCTAGGACCGCACTGCCACAGCTCCAGTTTAGACAAG GTCGTCCAGTTGCTGTTGTGCGACCTGCTGTTGGTCATGAGGACCAACGTGTGGCGCCTGCAGCAGCAAGGGGCCACTCCCTCGGGGACGGGTTCGGCGGGCACCAGTGGCCCCGCCGGCGTCCACCAGGCCTCCCCCCCGGAGCTCCAGGGCTTTCAGCAAGACCTCAGCTCCCTGCGCAAGCTGGCGCACAGCTTCAGACCTGCGATGAGAAGG TTGTTCCTTCACGAAGCCACAGCCAGGCTGATGGCGGGGGCGAGTCCCACGCGCACACATCAGCTTCTGGATCGTTCCTTGCGGCGCAGAGCTACGCCCGGAGCCAAGACAG AGGAGTGTGAGACGAGGCCCGGCCAGCGGGAGCAGGCAGAAGCGGTGATGCTGGCCTGCCGCTACCTTCCACCCTCCTTCCTGTCGGCTCCGGGCCAGAGGGTGGGCATGCTGGCCGACGCGGCGCGCACCCTGGAGAAGCTGGGAGACAAGAGGACCCTCCACGACTGCCAGCAAATGATTATAAAACTGGGCAGCGGCACCACCGTCACCAACAGCTAA